A single genomic interval of Helianthus annuus cultivar XRQ/B chromosome 6, HanXRQr2.0-SUNRISE, whole genome shotgun sequence harbors:
- the LOC110890011 gene encoding protein METHYLENE BLUE SENSITIVITY 1, producing the protein MTGKAKPKKHTAKEIQAKVDAATTNRGGGKAGVADRTGQLKGGHAKFECPHCKITAPDIKTMQIHHESKHPKLPYDESKITNLHAVLAPVVESKPRPGVRGSLKK; encoded by the coding sequence ATGACCGGCAAAGCGAAGCCAAAGAAGCACACAGCCAAAGAAATCCAAGCCAAAGTCGACGCAGCCACCACCAACAGAGGCGGCGGCAAGGCCGGAGTCGCCGATCGTACCGGCCAGTTGAAAGGCGGTCACGCAAAGTTCGAATGTCCTCACTGCAAGATCACCGCACCGGACATCAAAACGATGCAGATTCACCATGAATCGAAGCATCCGAAGCTGCCGTATGATGAATCGAAGATTACGAATCTTCACGCTGTTCTTGCACCTGTTGTTGAATCGAAGCCTCGTCCTGGCGTTCGTGGCAGTTTGAAGAAGTGA